Proteins encoded within one genomic window of Streptomyces sp. NBC_01314:
- a CDS encoding class III extradiol dioxygenase subunit beta has protein sequence MIWGLATSHVPSIGAAMDRGKTEDPYWKPLFDGYAPAREWMARHTPDIAVVVYNDHANAVDLSVTPTFALGTAESYRVADEGWGSRPVPAVTGAPEFSDHLVKSLIDASFDLTVYQELDVDHGLTVPLSVYCPDPGERWPCAVVPLLVNVIQYPQPTAARCLALGRALGEAIRSFPEDLKVAVFGTGGMSHQLAGARAGLINQDFDRMFLDAIEHDPVQLAALTREQYIREAGSEGIELIMWLIMRGALGPRIRRVHETYHVPASNTAAGMVLFENLSR, from the coding sequence GTGATATGGGGTCTGGCCACCTCGCACGTGCCGTCGATCGGGGCGGCCATGGACCGCGGGAAGACCGAGGACCCCTACTGGAAGCCGCTGTTCGACGGATACGCGCCGGCCCGGGAGTGGATGGCCCGGCACACGCCCGACATCGCGGTCGTCGTCTACAACGACCACGCCAACGCCGTCGACCTGAGCGTCACCCCGACCTTCGCGCTCGGGACGGCGGAGTCGTACCGGGTGGCCGACGAGGGATGGGGCAGCCGCCCGGTGCCCGCTGTCACGGGCGCTCCCGAGTTCTCCGACCACCTCGTCAAGAGCCTGATCGATGCCTCGTTCGACCTCACCGTCTATCAGGAACTGGACGTCGACCACGGCCTGACCGTTCCCCTGTCGGTGTACTGCCCCGACCCCGGCGAACGCTGGCCCTGCGCGGTGGTGCCCCTCCTGGTGAACGTCATCCAGTACCCACAGCCGACCGCCGCACGGTGCCTGGCCCTCGGCCGCGCGCTCGGCGAGGCGATCCGGTCCTTCCCCGAGGACCTCAAAGTCGCCGTCTTCGGTACGGGCGGCATGTCCCACCAACTCGCGGGCGCCCGCGCGGGACTGATCAACCAGGACTTCGACCGAATGTTCCTGGACGCCATCGAGCACGACCCTGTGCAGTTGGCCGCACTGACGCGCGAGCAGTACATCCGCGAAGCCGGCTCCGAGGGCATCGAACTCATCATGTGGCTGATCATGCGCGGTGCGTTGGGACCACGGATCCGACGCGTGCACGAGACCTACCACGTACCCGCGTCCAACACGGCGGCCGGCATGGTGCTGTTCGAGAACCTGAGCCGGTGA